Sequence from the Amaranthus tricolor cultivar Red isolate AtriRed21 chromosome 1, ASM2621246v1, whole genome shotgun sequence genome:
GTGATTGTAACTGCATGGCTAGCAGCCGCCAGGTCATTAGACAAACAGTTCACCGAGTTGCGCAAAGAGGAAGAGCTCGAAAAAGAATTGGAGAGAGCTGCCGTTAAGATCCCAATTGTGTCCGACAACAGCAATGAAAACGGTTCTCTTACCACCGGATCCGACTTGAATCCAGCAGGCGACTTACCGAGCGGTTCATCCGAGAGGCTCAAGTCTCAGTAAGAAGTTTAGTCATTTAGCTTATTCTTTCGTCAATGCGAAAAGCACAAGAAAGTAAAGGAAATCATTTGCTTGTGGGTTTTGTAATGGGATCTGAAATAATCCTACCAGCTGGAAAAATGCTGAGATTGCCTAGATAGGTAGATTGAATAGATGGTTAAAAACTGTTCTTGAAATGTATTGCAATTTGCAGaagatttttgattttgttgtatTTGATGATCATAATCCTATTTTGTCTGTTCAGGATCTATTTCTGGCTTGATTTTGTGCACATCATTAGGATTTAGGAGTATATCATGATCACATAATGTTTTGGCATGATTTTTTGCACTGAAAGCATTGCATTGCATTATGAGAATCTCCTGTTTTCTGAAATTATTGGTTCTTTGCTGACATTATGATTAGAATCATGGGTCCTATTTGTTTTCTGGTTCATGAAGAGATGCCCAAAAACATCATTAAAGCAATAGATTTGAATAAGTAGAAGGATTAGTGGGGTTTGGATTGATTTAGTTTGCGGTTTTAAACCGGCCTTTTTTAGATTTCTACGCACGAATGACTCATATTAAGTAGAAGTTTATGGTTTTTGCCTTCTTGGTATCAAAGATTAGTAGAGAAGGCTCTAGTTTTCCTTTAAGATtgttattgataataatatttttcttcatAACATGTCATTATTAATAGCAATCTCAAATGGATGGTGGAGGTATCAATAACTGTTAGGCTAATTTCCTATTTGGTTCACttgatttttatgatttatgCTTGTAAATTATACTTGTGTTGTATTGATTCAAACTGGTTTTACTGATTATCGatatttattaattgtattaattttttgcTGATTGAAGgtgatttttactaattataagtgatttttacttgttatttatgtttttaaggTGAAACAAAATAGGTTAATAAACAACTttgtacataaaaaaaataaacgatTGAGGAGATACATGAACATAAAATCATAGAATAAATAAACAGAAGAGAAGAACAAATCAAATACTTACAAATTTTACCCATAAAATTAAAAGGACGATTTTTAGTCtttgatttattcaaatcttttcattatCAAATGTTTgtataattgtatatatatttcagtacataaatatttctttatcagatttaataacaatattattgtAAACTTACTCGTGTAAGAGAGTTTATGAAATGCCTATAAGTTACTATTAATTTGTTAGTTTGTTACAGTGATGGGAAAGTTTGACAATTAGTTGTTGATTGATTCAGTTGACTTATTTGACTAGCTAATAGTATTGACTTTCTGGTTATCTGTTAAATAATGAGATCTTTGATAAAAATTAATCGATGGTTgatgaatatttttaaaagagataagtcacaaaatcaaaagaacaataaaaaagctactcggaggaaatttttaatttttgttaactTAAAAACATTCGCTAAACACACTtcactttttattatttgatcaatcaactaacaaattaaaaatcaataaaaaaaatactatttacTAGTATTTAGCAATCATACTCAATATGCTTCACATTATAAGGCCCTTGGCACGGTAGAACAAGTGAAGAAGAAGCCTGTATTGAGTGTCTAGACGTTGATGTGGTTGTTTGTGTTGGCTGGAAATGAAACTATTTATCAATTACGTGAAAAACACGGACCCATTCACAATGCTTTCACGGGTCTCATTGTTTCTTCACGGGGGCTCCAACGACAGGCCAACAGCAAAAATCTTGTAAaccctatttatttttatgaatcCTTTTAAAATGAggtctttattttattaattgataaatttttcacttcaacaaaaataattcaagataaAATATACTGTaacattatattttaaaattacttcaaataaaaaaaattacaaacaaatcacATAATAAGTGTTGCTCAGAATTGAGCCCGAATAAtaccatttaatatttgatccCATTACTTTTGGGGCCCTAGGGGTTGGCTACCCGAATGGGCTAAGAATTGACCCTGTATTTAAgtgaactttttataatttatcttgATATATATTTGCATactattaacttttaaatttttttgttaacgGTAATTAAAGATAATAAGGATCAAATATTGCATTGTTTAGCATAGAAATGAAAAGCCTAGTGACTAATTTAAACCGAAGAAAGTTGTAGGTACTTTTTTAGAGCTGTTTATGGGCGGGTAGCGGACCTGGTAATGCCTTAATAATCTACTCGCGggctcaaatattcaaaagttCGCTCGCATTTGCAGGCATaattttttgtcgctacccgcccgTTTTCTTAGTGGGTAAGACCCGCAGGTAAGCgggtatttttatataaaaattaaaatacaatacaaatCATAAAGTTAATtcttaataacaattaaaataatacaatatattGTCCAAAATACTTTAAATacataaaatctcaaaatattcaaattacatatatatatatatatatatatatatatatatatatatatatatatatatatatatatatatatatatatatatatatataaagtagaGTAAAATGAGAATTGGATGGTGGGAATTAGGAGTTGTAGAGAGTAcatgaaaatagaaaaatagaaattattgaaaaattagAGTATTAAAATAAGTTAAGTAATTTAGAGGTAACATAAAgaattagaattattatttaataattaatatattaaactaagcaTGCGGGCAGGTATACCCACGAGTACATGCGGGCAAGTATACCCACGCGTATTTTTTAGCATCGCTACCCGGCCATTTATCATGGCGAGCGGGTATTActagtttaaattttattttttttgaatacgTTGTCCATATCCACCCGTTTTTCGAGCCGGGTGCCCATGAACATCTCTATTCTTTTTGAGTATTGAATGGCGGAGGAAGTATAAGTTCATGGAAGTAGGGATGACAATGGGTATTGGACCTGATCCGGATCCatggatccgtatccgttttcacggatttgggtcctaaaaatatagacccgtcggatccgaatctgagaaaaatacccagaccttgacccgcggatctggagaacccgttttattttttttttattttttacatatcaaatatatattaaaattaggatTTGGGGAAAGAGTTTTGGGTATTTGGGAAGAACATGAATACATGATGaatattctgatttttatttgtttgctgtttcgtcttttttttttcttacttattttttttttttccttttctttttgccatatagaaaatgagataataatgaaaatttaatgaaataataattGGAAAAGTaagcaaataaataaataattaatttaaaagattGTGTATCggctatatttatttatgtaataaacAACTTTAATATGTTTGTTGAATATTTTCaagacaattttaagttgtataattttttttgggtgattgattgtgaaattatatatattattaatattagtctataaatatcgctttattgcaatctcaacacattcaaaaatataaaaaaaagtaaaaacaagTCAGACTCGTTTTGGACCCGAATCCAATATTAAATCGGCAGTATCCGCGGATCCGGATTTAGGTCTTGCAAAACTGGATCCGCGGATCCGTTAATAAATCAGCAAGTGGATTTattacaatataaaaattacataaaacaattgtaattaaaaattagcaAGTGGATTGCTTTGGTAGTTGTTCCTTGGATGAAATGTCAATTGAGGAAGTATTAATGAATAACGATTATTTGTAAAGttaataaatcatttttatgtGTAGGATTTGATAGGATGATAGTTTTGttatttaacatattttttttaattttatttattttattattataatttttatttttaatagtgacggttattaattatgaattattaatatcaattttaagtGATTAAAGTTTAAACGTGAAAGCCATCGACTAGTGAGTTGCCACGAGTGGTCAATTTCAGGACCCCTTATCGCTATAGAGTATAGACTCTAtgctttcaatttttttttggtcCATCTCACTAAAATTCCGCATACGAAATTGCAGATTGTCATGTTTTTGGTTCTTACACTTTTACAAATTAGTAGAATTACCAAAACTTAATTCATGTCTAATTAGTTATTTCATCTTAATTAGATTGAATTACATTCAAAATTAAGTATTAGTAGGTGGATTAGTTAATTAAATAGTGTTGATCGTTTTTGCTCCAATTCTTTACTATAAGGTAAGATTAGAAGTGGGTATATCTATAACAATTAGTGTTAGTGACGGTTTCACATAATAACTTGTTGGATAGTAAgtacaaataaatattttgatgGTTAAATTATTTATCGTTTATTGTTAGCGTTCAGTAAATTAGATGTTAAAACAACTTATTGTTATGAAACAACTTATTTACAACAAGCAAGTCTAACCGGTGTGTTCAAAATAACCAAATCAAATCAGTTACTCCAATCATCTATCAACAATTAATCGTTTGCCAAATAAGCCCTTAATCTTAAATTAAAGTTTGTTACACGTTACAAAAGAGAAATagcaagtaaaacttgtaataaTAGTACTTcatattttctatttatttctattttaagatAATCTAATAGGCTAGCTTAGCTAATTCTTTCATAAAGAAGTTTGAAAATTAACTATTGATTGTTGACCGATTAAGTTGACTTGTTTGTTTAAAAGAAACTTTTTAATTGGATTAAAATTTACTCGCTAAACGTTTTTTAAGCTATAATTAagcaaactttttttttaacaaaatttatatattaatatatatatacatatacatatatatatatatatatatatatatatatatatatatatatatatatatatatatatattaaagtcatatccagtttagtgatattttcatcaaaataataaaacttttgGGATActcgaaaaaaaaaagtcatatatatggaaatttttgattaatatgataatatagatatataagaattttactagttaaataaaattatgtctttaaaatgattccatatcatcttggtgttttgataattttttttttattttggactcaagtaattataaagaattattaagcggtttatcggtaaaatagtcaaacaaatttgttaaaatgcttagcgttgtttttcttgaaaactcatttcatttaggtTTTGGAtctttaataacttgtcggattatgttattttatagttatgatagatccggtttactattttactggttatttgataaaatacgttattaagtacttaaaactattacgcttgacttttatgattatttatgacataataatgacttaatttAGCTTCAAgaatcttattatatatatatatatatatatatatatatatatatatatatatatatatatatatattcatgtaTCGTAGTTATGATGGTCCAAAGTGTCTTACTAGAGAACAATTTTTAACAGAAGAACAAAACAATCCAAGAACGTTAAGGGTTGACATTTGTAGGGCTAATTGGAATTGTACcgtaaaaataaaacatagaaattaaatgtttattttacAAAAGCTCACGTGAATCCATAATTAGACAGCATAAAAGTTTTGGCGTTATTCCAATCACCCCGCACAACAATTCACTATCAAAGGTTTGGAATAAAATGAAATCATTTCTCATTTTATTATCTTTCTGTTTACGAAGGTATGGGATGAAAGAAATATGATGGAATATTTCAATATAAACAAACACAACTATGAGCTTTAATTAGAGTAGACAATTACATTCAATTCAATATTCTTTCATGTCTATTTCTTTCATAGTATTTCATAATTAACATTGCCAAATTGTAGAGCAAACGCACTCATCTTTAGTTGTATAGAAAaagactttttattttatttatttatttatttattgtattcGGTGGTAGGTAGGTTAGAGAATCCCTATCTACAGACTACACGTACGGAGAAGAGAGAATTAATTTTTCACGTAGGTGGTGAGCATAAAACGAAGAAAAAATCAATTCTTCATATAGGTGGTGAGAATCTAACGTAGAGTGAATCAATTTTTCATATAGGTGATGAAAATCGAACGAAGAGAGAATCAATTCTTTATATAGGTGATGAAAGTTAAACTCATATATTAAGGAATAAGGATGAAAGAGAAAGTGCACAACTGACTAGCTTTATAGAAAGTACTTTAAAATAAAGGATTTTGAATCCTTTTTTGCTATCTTTTCTAAATTTTGTGCATTTGTCTTTTCTTTCTTATCTTTCTTGAGCTCTTCCTCATCACCCATCTTTTATATAATCCAACATTCCCAAAATACCCATCTCTATTTCCCAGATTATGGGCAGTTGGAACAAATTCCAAAAGGTATAGTAGTCAATTTCACACCTTAAAAACTAGTATATGTACAACACAATGTAGAACTAACACACATTCTTAAAATAAAGCCCAAGTAATGAGTAGGGTCACTTTGTCTAAAACCTCTGTAAGCGGAGTTAATCCACCAAATGTAGCTAATGAGCCATGGTTCGACGATGCTTGCATCCTCGACATGGATTACTTTGTTAAAACCCTTTCGGGCATTAAGTCCAAAGGGGTTCGCCCAGACCTAGTGGGCTCAATCATAGCCCACTACGCGTCTAAATGGGTACCTGAACTATCCGAAAGTAGGGATGTCACTGGCCCGGAGACGGATGACCCATCAGCCTTTCCGAAGTCAATGACATCCACATGGAAAAAGAAGAAATTCTTTGTGGAAACTCTAGTAGGGATTCTCCCCCCAGAGAATGACACAGTCCCATGCAATTTTCTACTAAGGCTACTGAGAGTAGCCAATATGGTAGGAGTTGAGCTAACTTATAGAGAAGAACTAGAAAAGAGGGTATCATGGTTATTAGACCAAGCTAGTTTAAAGGAGTTAATGATACCTTGTTTTAGTCATACTTGTAGTACATTGCTTGATGTAGAGCTTGTTTTGAGATTAGTGAAGAGATTTATGGGATTAGATGAAGTTGTTAAGAGTGGTGCAGCCTTAATTAAGGTAGCTAAGTTGGTTGATGGGTACTTAGCTGAAATTGCTATGGATAGTAATTTGAAATTAGAGGAGTTTATTCAAATTGCTGGTGCCCTTCCTGCTCATGCTCGAGCCATTGATGATGGACTCTACCGTGCTGTTGATACTTATCTTAAGGTAGTTTTTCATGCTAAAttttggttattgttgtttttggtcctcttattgtttttttatatcGGGTTAGGCCGGAGAATCCCCTACAATCAAGGAGGTAAgtggaaatttattttcatgtaagtAAAACGAAATTGaactcttattataaaatagAAGGGATTAGAAGGAAAAAATTTTAACCATTAGACGAACCCATGATTCTTCGCTGAtgctattattgttgttttaattatttggaaacactttttttttctcttggaTAAGCAAAAGAAGGGTTGTGTCTAATGTTtggataaatgaaaattatggtACCAATTGGAGTGAAGTATAGTAAGAGTGATATACCATTAAGTATGATGGATATTGATACAAATATAGTATATGTGGGGTCACAATTTATATCAGTTAGTTTCGTGACATCAGTTAGTTTCGTGACATGGTATTAAAAGTCTAGCTCATAGATTTGAATCTCATCCAACTTCATTTCAAGTGTAATAGTAGTACTTATTAACACCCTATAAAATACCGACATCaataagcttttggttgaattttcTTACAAGTCGAACCAACGGGTAGTGTTTATGGTGTGCCCTACAGGTGTAAATGCTAGGACATACAATTTTCTGAACAAGGAAAAGTAGAAATGCCAAAAATGCAGCCATTACTTCTGAAATCAGATATAGAATCTTGTCAGATAAATAATCATGACAATTCCTATACTAATGTAATGTGTATTAAGTAATAATGCGGTTATTGTAATGCCTGATATCGGCTGAAAAAGCACTAAATATCCCTCGAAACACCTCAAAACACGTATTTTACAACACGGTCGATGCAATATGATGTAGAtcgagctttttttttttctattttaggtACATCCTGGGATAACAAAGCAAGAAAGGAGGCTCCTATGCAGATTAATAGACAGTAGAAAACTGTCTCCAGAAGCATGCCTACATGCCTCACAAAATGAAAGATTACCAGTAAGAGCAGTAGTGCAAGTCCTATTTTCAGAGCAAAACAAGATCACACGCCAATTGGACTGGAGTGGGCCATTATCCACAACAAGAAGCCCAAACTCAAATGGGCTTGATTTACCAGGCCGATGCCACTCGAAACGAGAGGTTTCAGCCCAAAAAATAGAGATCAAGAGGTTAAAGGAAGATGTTTTAAGGCTTCAGAATCAGATTAATTTGTTGCAAAATCAGCTTGAAAAAGTGgttgaaaagaaaaaagggttttttaggTGGAAAAGATTAATGTTAATGCCTGGTTCAAGTAGTGTTAATGATGTAGGAAAAAAAGAGTTTGAGGAAGTTGGGTTTGGGAGACATACCCCACTTTCTAAGGGTAAGTCT
This genomic interval carries:
- the LOC130823234 gene encoding root phototropism protein 3-like → MSRVTLSKTSVSGVNPPNVANEPWFDDACILDMDYFVKTLSGIKSKGVRPDLVGSIIAHYASKWVPELSESRDVTGPETDDPSAFPKSMTSTWKKKKFFVETLVGILPPENDTVPCNFLLRLLRVANMVGVELTYREELEKRVSWLLDQASLKELMIPCFSHTCSTLLDVELVLRLVKRFMGLDEVVKSGAALIKVAKLVDGYLAEIAMDSNLKLEEFIQIAGALPAHARAIDDGLYRAVDTYLKVHPGITKQERRLLCRLIDSRKLSPEACLHASQNERLPVRAVVQVLFSEQNKITRQLDWSGPLSTTRSPNSNGLDLPGRCHSKREVSAQKIEIKRLKEDVLRLQNQINLLQNQLEKVVEKKKGFFRWKRLMLMPGSSSVNDVGKKEFEEVGFGRHTPLSKGKSSQRWRKSLS